A region of the Candoia aspera isolate rCanAsp1 chromosome 15, rCanAsp1.hap2, whole genome shotgun sequence genome:
gagttgaagtccacatatctcaaagttgccaagtttgagaaacactgctctggagtaaACCAGGTAAACATTACCTGCATCCTAAGGCAAGCATGGTCTGGAGCTTTGTGCCAGTGAGAAAAGTGGGATGCCTTCAACAGTATCAAGAGTAGCAGAGGCATGTTTCAAGGCCACGATGCCTTGCTTGTTTACTGAAGAGCGAGGGCCACTGAAGGAAGCTGTGGCAGCACCCTCCTGGGCATACCCCTGCTGCAGAGCTGCAGTATTTACACGTGGCCTGTGGCACCAAGGGCTCTGTTGTACCATGCATTCCTGGCCCCTCTCCTTAAAAAGGGGTTGCCTTCGTTATGCCAATCTATCAGGTGGTCCTTCCAGTGGGCAGTGACTCCCAGATCCAGCTTCCTCGGGACTCTTAGAAGCCTCCCGTGGCAGGGTTGCGGGGCTTGAATCCCAGTTGCCCCACACGGCCCCCTCCCACCCCCTTGCAAACAAGGGCCAGCCTTGAGAGTATAGGCTTcgtattatttctttgtttttctgcgCAAACATATATTGGTACTTCTTAACATGACGGTAGGGAGACAGGAGAACATTCCAGGAGGCATAAATCAGCACTGCGATACAGAGGAGACAAAAAAATGGAGGCATTCGCACAAGGCTCTTTCGCCAAGGAAAAGACGTGCAGAGCATGGTCCAGGTCAGGCACTGGTCCTGCGTGGCCCCTGCTTCAAGGGAGCCCCTCTTTCTCATTGCTGCGCAGGGCTTGCTGGAAGAGCAAAAGCAggcaaggaggtggaagagaagaTGTCACCATCCTGCACTCTGCGGCTGCTTTGGGCGCACCGCTGCCGCCCTGAGGTTGCCTCCCCCGGGGGCGCCTCTGGCGCAGGAGGACGTGCATCTTTCACAGTGTGGTGGGGAAGGAGCGTCAGGCCAGTTGGATTAGTGAGGCAGGCCACTGTGGCACCGTCGGTGGGGCAGCCAGCGTTGCATAGGAGCTCAGGGCATGGCGTGCCACCCAGGCCCTTTTCTTCCCTCCAGTGCTGGTTCACTGTTCAGCTCAAGAACCACCTTCAGCGAGACATCATCCTGACAAACTCTGTGGACAAGGGGAGAGGCCGAGGAGAGAGTGCTGGACGTGGCCTTCTCCCGCCGACCAAGGTtccttctagaccagtgtttttccagcttggcaactttaggatgtatggacttcaactcccagaattccccacccaacatgctggctggggaattctggatgttgaagtccacacatcctaaagttgccaagctggaaaaacactggtctagaccacaTTACTGATTCAGACTTACAGCAGTCTTCCAGAGTTGCAAAAGGGGGTTttctgtaaaggaatttagagctgaccttggggaaggtatgaaaCAGCCATCCAAAGAGGACCCAGAAAGAGATTACATGCCCAGAGGTAGAAGGAAGCACGcaaaagaaactcagaagagtCCACCTTCACTTTGCTTAGTATAAGAGGGGACAGAGAGAAACCTGGACAAGCTTTCTAGATTGAGGTCAGTCCTTCAAGACAGGTCAAGTCAAGAAACAGGCTTGGGGCGGTGGGATtccaggaatttatttatttattgtatttattcaaatttattatagccactgGACTctgatggactctgggtggcaacaAAACCAAAAAGTCCATGATAAACTGATAAATCTATAGAAATAGATAAAGGAATGCTTCTTTACCATTGTAGGATATACATTGTAGGATTAAGCAACAGAATCTTCAAAGGCTGTTCAGGTTTCCCTCTGTCCCCTCTTATACTagcttgagtttctttctcacacttccttctgTCTCATGATCTCTTGTCCGTCTGTCACCTAATcggctcctccctccctcctccccttaaTAGCTTTTTCATACCTTCTCCAAGTTCGGCTCTCAATTCCTTACAGTTTTTCAGCCCCACTTGGAGATggtgctggggggtggggtggggtggggtgaaacctgtatttttttttttttgctttttaaataaaatgtccattttaaattacttaatttaaaaattaagttaTTTTCATTGTTAGGCACTCTAGGAGCTATTTCAGGGTGGGCTGGAAATGCTGCAAATAACTGTATTAGGAGGTCAGAAGGCATCTTAAGAGCATTTCCATGGGGCCTCAGCAGCATGCTGGAGCCGACATACCCTTCGGTCCCACGCTTTGGCCAGCGAAGCCCACTTTCTTCCGGCTTGGCTGCCCCAAATCACAAATGGCAAAACATCCATCTTTGTGCCCAGAGACCCATTAGAGTTGGGGGGAGGCcttggagttgggggtgggcagaagATGCCCCTGCCCAGCTCCTGGCTCTGTGTCTCCCCCATCCCTTGGCAGCAACAGGTGCAGAAGCCTCTTGCAGCCAGAGCAGTTTCCTTTCTCTAACCTAGTAAGGTTGGGATGGGTGAGATGCTGGCCAGAGGCCCCCTTTCTGATCATTCTGGCATCCTCACAACAGCTTGCTGAGGTCAATCATGGGCAGTTGTGAGAAGAGTGGCGAGTGCCTGGGGGTGTAGGGTGGCAGTGATGGCCAGGTGGACGGGCCCTTGGCCTCATTTTGAGGTTTTATCAAGTGCCTCTTAAAAACCTCTGCACGCTGCAGAAAGCAGGGTATAGGAAGTCTGTCCTTCGCCAAACAGCTGGGACCCCCAGCCAGCTCTGCAGCTGGCCTCCCCCCGTCGCCCAGGGACAGGCCCTCCCTCTCTCACCTTCAAAGTCCACTCGCCCATCTCCGTTCAGGTCGACATCTCGTATGATGTCCTCTATATCTCGGTGTCCCACTTGCTGCCCGAGGAGCTTCTTCATTGCTTCTCGTAGTTCACTGGTACTGATTTCTCCATCCCCATTGGTATCAAACTGCACAAGGGGCACCAGGAGGAACCACAGAACTGGTTTGTCGTCCACACGCTTTCCGTGGAACTCCCAAAGCCGCACCTCGGCCCAACCCCAGCCCACTCGTGCAAAGTCGCCTTTCTTTTACATCTCGCACTTTGTGTGCTCCCCTTGAAAGGGCATGCAACAGTGTGAATTGCGCATAAGGACCAGAACACAAGAAGAGGGAACCCCCAGTGGAGGGAATTCTCCTTAGGTTTCAGGGTGGAAGTACTGACAGCTGGAAAGCAGGGCTTCGCAGCTCTTCAGCTTTGGTCTCCAGAAAGGGCTTTGGAGCGTGTAGGAGAGTGAACCTGGCCCCTGTCTGCAGCAAGTCCTATCAACCCCTGTTTTCAGGTcttgcagacaggtgctgtgGAGATTCAGTCTGAAGCATGCCTAGCCCTGCTACGAAGGAAATAGTGATGGAAAAGAAAGCGAGGATACAGCAGAAGCACCACCATCATTTCCAACCATCAAGTaagaaaaaaacaccaccaagGCAATTTGGAAAGAAATCTTTGGGTCCCCCAAGAATAAGGCAGAGAAACAGAAGCCTTTCccaaggagaaagaaaacaaaagtgcGAGGCAGATCTTGGTACGGCAACAGAGCAAACGGTTTCTCACCTCCCTGAAAGCGTCCCGCAGCTCCTTGACCCCAATCATATCAGCTGTCTCTGCCAGAAGCTTGGGTCCCATCAGTTCCACAAAGTCATCAAAATCTACATGGCCGCCCACTGGGGACATAAGGAGGGAGAATGTGCAGAAGGCATTTACAGCTGAGTACCCCCATCAGAGCCCAGGCTCCGATCGCACTGTCCGGATGCTACAGAACGAGCACAAGTTGCCCACACCAAGTTGAGGAGGCAGCATGCGGCTGGGGGGCTCCATGCAGCTTGGCCTGTGCCTAAAAGGGCACAGAAACAGTTGACATCTCAAAATGAACAGACCGTGATGCCAGCCAGGGCCACCACCCGCCACCTGCCCCTCCCAGCTCTTTTACAACCACTCAAGAATGCAGCGGAATCTACacatacagaagaaaaagaagtattttcAGTTGCCAACCTCCTACTGAAGAAAGAGTGTAGAATATTAGGCTTCTTATGAGTTCATGTCACAATGTCGTAAGCAGCAACAGCACAGACGTTGATTGGCAGAGCACACTTAAAATAAATTCACGAGCTGCAGACTGAATGTGCAAGGCTCTGTTATTTCTTATGATCATATTTTCAATCTGAATTTCCTAATTTAAATAGACCTGGCATCCTGCTTTTTTCTGCCTAATGCTGCACACATTCATGCAACCTACATTCTCAGCATACCAGTTCAGTGGAATAAATTGAGGCTGATGTTCAGCTCGTTCACAGCTCAGTGTGGAGCAAAAGCAAGCGGCTCTGGATTCAGAGCTGATGCATGATCTGAAATATTCCCAGCCCAGTAAAACTGACGGTTGTGATGGACACCAGGCTCCTTGGCACAGGATGCCCGACCAGCTTGCCTTCCCAGAGGCTGGAAAAGATTCTTCTCCAGTGGGACTGGAAACATCCTCATAAATGCTTGACAAACAGCTAGAGAATGCCTGCAGCCCTGGTTGCCCTTTTCATGGCTGATCTTGGTATAACCAGAGCTGCTAACAGGGCAGGGCTGCAGGATTCTGTGGCCCAgtgtttggcaactttaagatgtgtggacttcaactcccagaatgccatgctggctgggaattctgggagttgaagtccacacatctccaagttgccaaggttgagaaacactgctgtggccAAAGGGGCATAAATGGCAAATGGGCTCAGCTTTGATGTTTGAGGTTGCACATGCACACAGGTACACagcgatacacacacacacacacacacacagagcccggGGACCGTTACAGCTCTCGGTGCAGAATTCTTCCTTCTGGTTACATTTCAAGATGGCAGCCTGACTGGACATGGGCCAGCgtgtccttttcttctttttcataactTTCAGATCGCTGGTTATTTCCTGAAACAACACGATGTTTCTTCCCGAATGAGGCATCTGCTGGTTCAGGGCAGTAGCGGAGGACTATTAAGGCAGCCCGAAACTCTCTGGCTGCCTTGCTGTTGCCGATTCACCGCAGAGTAATGGCTGCTGCCCTTCCAGGAAGAAAGGGTAAGACTATCACTGAACAGCCTTGGCCAGGCCAGCCGGAACTGATTCAAACCAACACGGCCTGGTTTCTGCTCCCCGGCAGGGCCGGTCTACAGCAGCAGGAGCCCTGGAGGAAAGGATCGGGGAAGGGGTGCAGCAAAGCGGAAAGGAGATTACGCATGCAGGAGTCATGTCCAGCTCGCCATCTGGCCTTTCTGAAGGGAGCCACGCTGGGGGAAGAAGACTTCTGCTTCCTGGCTCTAAGTGAGCGGGAGGATGCACAAGCAGCTAAGCAGAGCCCTTTCCCACCTCCATCCCCAGCTGGCGCCCGCACGGTTTGCAAAATCCTGGAACAGGAAGGAGCTCCTCAGTCCAGCCCCCCCTCAGGGCAGGAGGCCACACAGAAGCAGCCAGGCACAGGAGGTCTGGTCTCTGTTTGAGCCCACTGAGTGAGGCGGAGCCCACCGCCTCTCGGGGTCAGCTCTTAAGGCTTTTTGAACAATCAGTAGGAATCTGACTTCCTGGACTTAAACCCATGGTTCTGCATTCTGTActctaaagcagcgtttctcactcctagcaacttgaagatgcgtggacttcaactcccaggattccccagccagcatgctttaagacgtggacttcagctcccagaatgctggttggggaatcctgggagttgaaatccacacatcctcGAGaggctaagtttgagaaacactggtctatggtgACAAAATCAGGGGGAGgttggtagcactttttctgacctAACAGGTTTTATCAAAGGGCATAAGCTTGCTGTTGCTGTTTCGGTTGCTTTAAATCCTCCGTAAAATgtgggattaaataaataaaataataataataataaggtcccagaactggacacaggactTGAGGTAGGTCTGAGCAGTGCAGTGAAACGTGAATGATCCCTTTCCATGATTTCAAAGTGATGCTTTGAGCGATGCAACCCAAAATGCAGCCTCACTCCTTGCTATAGGTTCAGAGGTTCACACAGCACCGATTATAAGCTAAGCGGAGAGGGTGCTTTGTGGTTCCGCACACTGCAGGAATTCAGCTATTGCTTTAGGGTGCCTTGCGCAAACCAGCACATCTCATTAAGCCTGAACATGAGTTTTGAAACAAAGTTTTGTGGACGTGGCTTTGGGGCTGAGTGTCCCGGGTGACCCGTGCCAGAGAGTCCGTGGCCCAAGCAACCCTCCTGTTCTTGCAGAAACGGCCGAGCCGGCCGAGGAAGGAGGTCATGAGCGTGAGCGTTGGAGGGACCGCTCTGAGGGCGCCATACAGGGGAGTGGATTGTGGCAGACCCTGTCAGAGGAAAGGCGGCGTCACGCGGAGCTCTCGGTCGTGTGGATCCTGCCTGTGGCCAGGCAGTGCACATGCCTGGCGCAAGCCCGGGTTCTGCTAGTGCAGCACGGCAGGCAAAGTGGGGAGCAGGAGGATCGGGCCAGGGAGAACAGCGTCCGGGAGAGGCGGGGGCCGAGGGAGGGCCAgcactcccccccgcccccggcagCAGGCAGGCGGCCGACACTCACGGTTCATGTTGATCTGCTGGGAGAGCTCGATCAGCTCCATCTCGGTCGGCATGTAACCCATGGTCCGCATGCAGTTGCCCAAGTCTCTGCAGTTGATGTAGCCGTCCCGGTCTCGGTCAAACTCCCTGAAGGCCTCTCTCAGCTCTGTGGGGCAAATCTGGTTGTGGGGGGGCTGCCAAGGGGGGCAGGTCTTTCAACTCTGCCTCCTCCCAAGCTTGGCCCTGGAGGGGCTCCTTGCCTGGGGTCCCTCTCTGCCCCTCACTGCTGGCTGGAGCTCAAGCCATGCTGGGGAAGCCAGCTGAGGTCACACGCATGTTCCTGGGGGCTCCCTCTGGCCCTCTCGGACATCCCGCCTTTTAAAGAAATTGGCTTGTGGTGAAGCAAAGAAGCCCTCCGGCCTCGTGCTTATTTCCAGGGATGCTCCAAGCGGGTGCCATTTCCCAAGAGGATGAAGATGGTGTTTGACAGCAGCCCAGAGACGTCCCTTGGGAGTGCAAAAACTGCCGAGAAACGCTTGATCAGGGATCCTGAAaggaaggtggggggagggggagggggcattTTGGGGGATTGGTGCTTTCTCCCTCAGGCAGCCTTTTGGGGAGTCAGCAGGACACTTGGCCTTTTAGCAAGAGTGCCCACAACTTATTGTTCTCCCCATCAATGTAAAGaagctagagcagggtttctcaaccttggcgactttgggaggtgtggacttcaactcccagaattccccagccagccacgcaaAGGTCTTCCTGCTTCTCCACTGTCTCTCCTGGTGGCCCCCAAACGTAGGATCCCACTCAAGGCATCTCAAAGCATCACGGTTTTAAGGAAGCAATCTTTAAAACCCCAACTTGTATctcccttctctcccccacccagggACTGGTAGCTGCTCAGACCTCAGACCGCTGGCCGGTAAATCCAGAGTCCAAGATCCTTTTTCTGACACCCCAGCTGGATGCTTCTCTGCTGCTGATTCAAGTTCACACTTCCAAATCAATATGCCATCCAAAGATGGTTCTCCAGCTTTCACACTTCTCAGAAATTATGTAAGAATTCATGTATTCACACAAAAGTGTAATCTAATATGTGTACATTAGTGGGTGGAAAATTCAGAATAACTGCTTGCAAAGACATATTGGTAGATagatggaagagagagagagagaacataaatGCATATGAAATGAAGAGCcactttcttgtgagatggacagctatacaaatatgatcaataaataaaataaacaaaaacatgaattttcataactttttttttaaaaagttgtccgCTGATGCAGAAGTGGGAGAGAACTAAAGATTGGAAAAATGAGAACTGGGGACTCTGAAATGAACTGCTGTCTTTCCCTTTTACAGACCTCTAAATctgagtttctcaaccttggccactctaagatgtgtggacttcagccccaGATTTCACCACACAGgatgtgttgaagtccacacatcttagagtggccaaggttgagaaacactgctttgaacAGTAGAAAAGAGGAAAACATCTTACCTTCTATTTCTTCTGGACGCAGTTCTCTGTCCTGCAGGGGAAAAGTTCCTGTGATTAAAAACGGCCCTTTCAAAGACAGCTTCTGAGCATGCACCAGGTACAttaacatgggggggggggggcagaggaacTAAGAGTCCCTGACGGGGTTGTTACTATTCCAGTAATCACCAGGTCCAGCAGAGAATCTGGCCAACAGCAGCCTAAGAGGACATTTTCAGCAACACTCCCCTCCTGTGTGGCTCATCAATTCAGTTCAGGTGGACTTGAATAAACGCCATCACTGCCAGGGACAGAAGATGGCAGGGATAGGCCATGGGGAGTTATGACCTCTTCCTCCCATCCTGGGGGTGTTTCAGCTGCAGCCATCCCCCCTCCTGCTCTTCAGGGCACCAGGAATGGCTCAGCCTTAGCCCGAAGGCACCTGGTGCCCAGAGAATGAAGCATGAGTGGCTCCGCTCGTGGGGAGACAAGGGAGGAGGGCTCGGCAAGGTGATGAAGTGGCTAAGATGGGCCTCGTGGTTGAGAGGTGGAGGCACGGGGAGGGAAGGGGTCTTCTCCAGAGCAGAAGAAAACTCTGTGGCTGCATGAGCGGAAGCAAAGCCAGAGGTGGAAATGCGCTGCTTAAGGGGGAAACATCTCTTCTTCCATAGGAGGCTGCCAGCTTCCAGGCCATAGGTCATTCccagccctcccccaccccccgctctcCTTGTCTGACAAAGCCATGGTATTGCCCCCAAATGAATGCCTGGTGCTGCCAGAGTCCACCTACCATGCTTCTGCGCTGTGCCTGAGGCGGCTCCAAGTGCCCCATGTTTCAGCAAGAAGGCTGAACTAGACAGCAAAGCCCTCCCGGacgccccctccccacccccaccctctttccagagccccctccccccttccttccttccgcctgCCTGGCGGGCAAGCTAGATGCTGCGAAGGAGGAGAGGTGGCCTCCTTGCTCATGAGCAATAACTGGGAGACCAGAAGCAGCCGTTTGCTGGGTTTGGGTAAGGGTCCCATGAGGACCCCGAGAGCGATAAGGCAACAGCAGGGATAATCACCCAGAGAGCTGGAGCGGAACACAGCCAGATGCCCTGGTGGGGCAGCTGAGGGGAGCCACGGGGTTTAAATATCCTTCAGGGCGCCTTGGGGAGAGCTCATGAGAAGCATGATCCCCTAACAGGCATCCTGGTGCAACTGTGCACTCTGCCAGCTCCCTCAGCCACTCTCCATGCCCACTCTTAAGGGTGATCAACTCACTTTGTCCTCCTCCCAGTTGAGCTCAGCTGGGCATCCACGTGCCTTGGCCTACCTGCTGCAATTCCAGCGTTGTGTTCCTGCAACTAAGTGGATGCTCAGCTCCATGGATAAGCACCTCCCGGAGCACCGCAAGCGGGGGGCATGGTCCGGCCCGGCTGGGAGGGAGGTGTGGTCTCCATGGCCTCGGAGCAGCCACCTGCTGTGCTCCAGCCCTGTGGGCAGTGATTCCATGCCCTCTGCAGGCTGCCTGTCCCAAGAGGATGCAACTTACATACCGGCTGCCTGTTTTCTGCGAATCCCTTCCTCAGGAAGATGCAGGCTGGCCCCAGCAGGTTGTGCATCACAGCGCAGTTCTGGGCCAGCACCATGAGCGAGCCCTGGCGCTCGCAGGCTGACGGCCCCTCCTCACTCATCTGGACAGCCTTATAGCATGCCTTCTCCTCATGGTGGATCTTCTTGGCCAGCAGCAAGCAAACAACACAACAGAGGAAGTTACCTCTCTGCTCCTCCCAGCTCATGTGGGCATCCTGCCTCCAGTACCCACCCGACAGCTTGAGACGGC
Encoded here:
- the CABP1 gene encoding calcium-binding protein 1 isoform X1, which codes for MGNCVKSPLRSLSRKKIHHEEKACYKAVQMSEEGPSACERQGSLMVLAQNCAVMHNLLGPACIFLRKGFAENRQPDRELRPEEIEELREAFREFDRDRDGYINCRDLGNCMRTMGYMPTEMELIELSQQINMNLGGHVDFDDFVELMGPKLLAETADMIGVKELRDAFREFDTNGDGEISTSELREAMKKLLGQQVGHRDIEDIIRDVDLNGDGRVDFEEFVRMMSR
- the CABP1 gene encoding calcium-binding protein 1 isoform X2 — protein: MGNCVKSPLRSLSRKIHHEEKACYKAVQMSEEGPSACERQGSLMVLAQNCAVMHNLLGPACIFLRKGFAENRQPDRELRPEEIEELREAFREFDRDRDGYINCRDLGNCMRTMGYMPTEMELIELSQQINMNLGGHVDFDDFVELMGPKLLAETADMIGVKELRDAFREFDTNGDGEISTSELREAMKKLLGQQVGHRDIEDIIRDVDLNGDGRVDFEEFVRMMSR